Proteins from one Planctomycetia bacterium genomic window:
- a CDS encoding trypsin-like peptidase domain-containing protein: MTNRFVPQSNYQRIMLLSLFCLGLITCTTAGTPGNEARENNPKIESIRNLEQKTISLAPPLVQATVGLSIVRGMGAGSGVIVSEDGLILTAGHVVPAPGEEMIVHFSDGKRVRAKALGADKQVDAGLAQITEKGKYPFVKMGKSANLKKGDWVMAIGNPGGYRPDRKPPIRLGRILSLPHRDAGALWIRTDATVAPGDSGGPLFNMDGEVIGIHSNISPDTTENRHVAVDDFTKRWDAMMASKVSGRMFSNGAGSRSQLGIKPEDKDGKVRIAEVSKNSGAAKAGLQVGDIIVNIDGNDINKADDVYNRLRRKRSGNEVRLLVLRDGEEKEITAKMQEGPRTFENPSEELEAFLKKHGYQRPDGVWEYEKTPETEEEYNAIMAKAVERRRKAFQSGGELQLDKEDAKNSPKLVEALSSITKPITKSLVNIYNGVDGAFEDKPSILGTIISKDGYILTKASELKKEYYCTINGKEYDAKLVGKSDEYDLALLKIDAKDLVPITWASQSDPTPGALLISPTLDTKAEKQVALSIVSNTTREIGSSIPANRAVLGVTFDNISEQPQLSSITKNGPADKAGIKLGDVIVSVNGKEVNSREKVQQMLSKMNPGDKVTLEIKRKNPKEEKEETLKIEVKLGSRSEIFANQALGRGSDFQTALFERAAGVSKRKDDFPEALTHDAALRSQQMGGPLLNLAGQAIGLNIARFDRTCSYAITYKTLQPLIEKLKEGDKKKD; the protein is encoded by the coding sequence ATGACCAATCGTTTTGTACCTCAATCCAATTACCAACGCATCATGTTATTATCGTTGTTCTGCCTGGGTTTGATCACCTGCACCACCGCTGGCACACCAGGTAATGAAGCACGGGAAAACAATCCCAAGATTGAGTCTATTCGCAATCTGGAACAGAAAACCATCTCATTGGCCCCCCCCCTGGTTCAGGCTACCGTCGGCCTGAGCATCGTTCGGGGCATGGGGGCTGGCAGTGGTGTCATTGTCAGCGAAGATGGCTTGATTCTAACGGCAGGTCACGTCGTACCCGCTCCAGGCGAAGAAATGATTGTTCATTTTAGTGATGGCAAGCGCGTTCGCGCCAAGGCCCTGGGGGCAGATAAGCAGGTTGATGCAGGCCTGGCACAGATTACCGAAAAGGGCAAGTACCCATTCGTGAAGATGGGGAAATCAGCCAACCTGAAAAAAGGCGACTGGGTGATGGCTATTGGCAACCCCGGTGGTTATCGACCTGATCGCAAGCCGCCGATTCGATTAGGCCGGATTTTGAGCCTGCCTCACCGCGATGCCGGGGCTTTGTGGATTCGGACCGATGCCACGGTAGCCCCCGGCGATTCGGGTGGCCCGCTGTTCAATATGGATGGCGAAGTGATTGGCATTCACAGTAACATCAGCCCTGATACCACTGAAAACCGTCATGTAGCTGTGGACGACTTCACCAAGCGCTGGGATGCGATGATGGCCAGTAAGGTTTCCGGTCGCATGTTCAGCAATGGTGCGGGCAGCAGATCGCAACTGGGCATCAAGCCTGAAGATAAGGATGGCAAGGTGCGCATTGCCGAAGTTTCGAAGAACAGCGGGGCAGCCAAGGCAGGTCTTCAGGTTGGCGATATCATTGTTAACATTGATGGTAATGACATCAATAAGGCAGATGATGTTTACAATCGACTCCGTCGTAAACGATCCGGCAATGAAGTACGGTTGCTGGTCCTGCGAGATGGAGAAGAGAAGGAAATCACTGCCAAGATGCAGGAAGGCCCACGTACATTCGAGAACCCCTCGGAAGAACTGGAAGCATTCCTGAAAAAGCATGGCTACCAGAGGCCTGACGGAGTTTGGGAGTACGAAAAAACTCCGGAAACGGAAGAGGAATACAATGCCATTATGGCCAAGGCAGTAGAACGCCGCAGGAAAGCGTTTCAAAGTGGTGGCGAGTTGCAATTGGATAAGGAGGATGCCAAGAACTCTCCCAAGCTGGTAGAAGCACTTTCTTCGATCACCAAGCCTATCACCAAGAGCCTGGTGAATATTTACAACGGAGTGGATGGAGCCTTTGAAGACAAGCCGAGTATTCTGGGTACTATCATCAGTAAGGATGGTTACATTCTTACCAAGGCCAGCGAATTGAAGAAAGAATACTACTGCACCATCAATGGCAAGGAATATGATGCCAAGCTGGTGGGCAAGAGTGACGAATACGATCTGGCGTTGCTGAAGATTGATGCGAAGGATCTGGTACCCATAACCTGGGCATCACAGTCCGATCCTACTCCTGGCGCCCTTCTCATCAGCCCGACGCTGGATACGAAGGCTGAAAAGCAGGTAGCTCTGAGTATCGTCAGCAATACGACCCGCGAAATTGGCAGCAGCATTCCAGCTAATCGAGCTGTTCTGGGAGTAACGTTTGACAATATATCCGAACAGCCACAACTGAGTTCAATCACCAAGAATGGTCCGGCCGATAAAGCTGGCATCAAGTTAGGCGACGTGATTGTTTCAGTGAACGGCAAGGAAGTTAACAGCCGTGAAAAAGTGCAACAGATGCTGAGTAAGATGAATCCAGGCGACAAAGTAACTCTGGAAATCAAACGCAAGAATCCTAAGGAGGAGAAAGAAGAGACGCTGAAAATCGAGGTCAAGCTCGGTTCACGCAGTGAAATCTTTGCTAACCAGGCTCTAGGACGTGGTAGCGATTTCCAGACCGCCCTGTTTGAGCGTGCTGCCGGCGTGAGCAAGCGTAAGGATGATTTCCCGGAAGCTTTGACTCACGATGCAGCGCTTCGTTCACAGCAGATGGGTGGCCCGCTGTTGAACCTGGCAGGGCAGGCTATAGGCCTCAATATCGCCCGGTTCGATCGCACCTGTTCCTATGCAATAACCTACAAGACCCTTCAGCCTCTTATTGAAAAGTTGAAGGAGGGGGACAAGAAGAAAGACTGA
- a CDS encoding efflux RND transporter periplasmic adaptor subunit: MNPTLNLGEISELERRKKVRVRLRPDLHIGKHKYEGKTFYVVKDPVSLRYYRFKEHERFLLDYMDGARTLDDAQKAFELQFRPERLTLEDLEAFTSQLLQAGLAQNENAGAGKQLFTRYKKRRNRKIMQSFMNIFYIKIPLFDPDRVLEKMVPLFGFIFTRFFLFLSIMVMLGAVMLVATHWNTFVSKMPAYHEFFTLKTMAYLWVALGAVKVIHEFGHGLSCKTFGGEVHEMGLLFLVFSPCMYCNVSDAWTLPSKWQRIVISAAGIYVELLIAALATFVWWSTDNGTFVNNMCMSLMVVCSISTFVFNANPLMRFDGYYVLADWLEIPNLREKANKYLGEVVQEYCLGIEVPPQPYMTLNRKILFVTFAIVSWLYRWLITFSILGFMYTFLEPYKLGSISYLLGTISLAAMLGMPLYKLGKSIHRRGRIPDMKPARVIISSVVLVTVLTTLMLIPFPMRVKATTLVQPDPMYQRSVVVEDEGNFLAELYVKDGETVKAGQPLARFQNLDLSINYELTLNQIPLVKKQIQSLIQQQQSSGSRAGPISNQLVKAQGELDKMEHNQQLLRKQQERLVLRAPQDGTVMKLIPKEQLGNHVPRGTELCIVGDVTKLRAIFLVEPSDKDLIQENDEALLRIHGLGYNYWKGHITSIANKETAEIPYQLSSKYGGDVATETKALESEQRQVERPQSQHFMVTINLDELSPAIHPGVMGKVKVMVPPRTLAWRFYRYLNSTLNWRL, from the coding sequence ATGAATCCGACGCTGAACCTGGGAGAAATCTCCGAGCTCGAACGCCGCAAGAAGGTGCGGGTACGACTGCGTCCGGATCTGCACATCGGCAAGCATAAATACGAAGGCAAAACCTTTTACGTCGTCAAAGATCCTGTTTCACTGCGCTACTATCGCTTCAAGGAACATGAACGGTTTCTGCTCGACTATATGGACGGGGCACGTACTCTCGACGACGCGCAGAAAGCCTTCGAACTGCAATTTCGCCCCGAACGCCTGACGCTGGAAGATCTGGAAGCCTTTACCAGCCAGTTGTTACAAGCGGGGCTGGCACAAAACGAAAATGCCGGTGCAGGCAAACAGTTATTCACACGTTACAAGAAACGACGCAATCGCAAGATCATGCAGTCGTTCATGAACATCTTCTACATCAAGATTCCCCTGTTTGATCCTGATCGCGTTCTGGAGAAGATGGTCCCCCTGTTCGGGTTCATTTTTACCAGATTCTTCCTGTTTCTCTCGATCATGGTCATGCTGGGCGCCGTCATGCTGGTGGCCACCCATTGGAACACTTTTGTTTCCAAGATGCCCGCCTATCACGAGTTCTTTACGCTGAAAACCATGGCCTACCTGTGGGTAGCCCTCGGTGCTGTCAAAGTGATACATGAATTCGGGCATGGGCTTTCATGTAAAACCTTTGGCGGTGAAGTGCATGAGATGGGCCTGCTCTTTCTCGTCTTCTCGCCGTGCATGTACTGTAATGTTTCCGATGCCTGGACCCTGCCCAGCAAATGGCAGCGCATCGTCATCAGCGCCGCGGGCATCTACGTGGAACTGCTGATTGCAGCTCTGGCTACCTTTGTCTGGTGGTCTACCGACAATGGCACATTTGTGAACAACATGTGCATGAGCCTGATGGTCGTCTGCAGCATCAGCACCTTTGTTTTCAATGCCAATCCGTTAATGCGTTTTGACGGCTATTATGTGCTGGCCGACTGGCTTGAAATTCCCAACCTCCGTGAAAAAGCCAACAAATATCTGGGCGAAGTAGTTCAGGAATACTGCCTGGGCATCGAAGTGCCTCCGCAACCCTACATGACTCTGAACCGGAAAATACTGTTTGTCACCTTTGCCATTGTGAGCTGGCTTTATCGCTGGCTCATCACATTCAGCATTCTCGGCTTCATGTACACCTTCCTGGAGCCGTATAAGCTTGGCTCGATCAGTTACCTGCTAGGCACCATTTCCCTTGCTGCCATGCTTGGCATGCCATTGTACAAACTCGGAAAGTCCATACACCGACGTGGGAGAATACCAGATATGAAACCGGCACGTGTTATCATCAGTTCGGTGGTGCTGGTCACCGTGCTTACCACACTCATGCTGATCCCTTTCCCCATGCGGGTGAAAGCCACCACGCTGGTTCAGCCTGACCCCATGTATCAGCGATCAGTCGTAGTCGAAGATGAAGGCAATTTCCTGGCTGAACTGTATGTCAAGGACGGTGAAACGGTCAAAGCAGGTCAGCCTCTCGCCCGCTTCCAGAATCTTGATCTCAGCATTAATTATGAACTGACACTGAATCAGATTCCCCTGGTGAAGAAACAGATTCAATCTCTCATTCAACAGCAGCAATCCAGTGGCAGCCGGGCTGGCCCTATCAGCAATCAGCTGGTCAAAGCTCAGGGTGAACTCGACAAGATGGAGCATAATCAGCAACTGCTCCGCAAGCAGCAGGAACGTCTTGTGCTGCGTGCACCACAGGATGGCACCGTCATGAAGCTCATCCCCAAGGAACAACTGGGCAACCATGTTCCACGAGGCACTGAGCTATGTATCGTGGGCGATGTCACTAAACTGCGAGCCATTTTTCTGGTTGAACCTTCTGATAAAGACCTGATCCAGGAAAATGATGAAGCCCTGCTACGTATCCATGGCTTGGGGTACAACTACTGGAAAGGCCATATCACCAGCATCGCCAATAAGGAAACGGCGGAAATCCCTTATCAGCTTTCTTCCAAGTACGGCGGCGATGTTGCTACCGAAACCAAGGCACTTGAATCAGAACAACGTCAGGTGGAACGTCCGCAAAGCCAGCATTTCATGGTGACGATCAATCTGGATGAACTTTCTCCAGCCATTCACCCAGGCGTTATGGGCAAAGTGAAAGTAATGGTACCGCCGCGTACTCTCGCTTGGCGATTTTATCGTTATCTTAATAGTACCTTAAATTGGAGATTATAA
- the smpB gene encoding SsrA-binding protein SmpB — protein MAGKAAAVKSNIKVICRNRRATHEYELIEKVEAGLVLTGTEVKSLREGKAMLEDAYARLDDNELWLIGCEIPEYKEGTYNNHKPKRPRKLLLHRREVNKLGEKTQQKGFTLIPLQMYFKDGKVKLELAVGRGKQLHDKRQTLKQKDAKRDIERALSRRR, from the coding sequence ATGGCCGGTAAAGCCGCAGCAGTTAAATCGAACATCAAAGTGATTTGCCGCAACCGTCGCGCTACTCATGAATATGAGCTGATCGAAAAAGTGGAGGCGGGACTGGTTCTTACCGGCACCGAAGTGAAGAGCCTGCGTGAAGGCAAAGCCATGCTGGAAGACGCCTACGCCCGCCTCGATGACAACGAACTATGGCTCATTGGCTGCGAAATCCCCGAATACAAAGAGGGCACCTACAACAACCATAAACCCAAACGGCCTCGCAAGCTCCTGCTGCATCGACGTGAAGTCAACAAGCTCGGTGAAAAGACCCAGCAGAAAGGTTTCACCCTCATCCCTTTGCAGATGTATTTCAAGGATGGCAAAGTGAAACTCGAGCTTGCTGTAGGCAGGGGAAAACAACTGCACGACAAACGGCAAACACTCAAGCAAAAGGATGCTAAACGCGACATCGAGCGTGCCCTGTCACGCCGTCGCTGA
- the pepE gene encoding dipeptidase PepE, with amino-acid sequence MRVLLGSGGFRTPERIALLSQTMKSHFGTIRKLLFVPYALKDHDQYVQTLLQRGLDAGYEIQPLHLQPDPVKAVWNAEGIFVGGGNTFRLLKTLYDLQLIDVIRTKVKGGLPYLGVSAGCNIACPSIKTTNDMPIVEPPTLQALGLVPFQVNPHYVQGAMSYQDTAGNYHAHFGETRDDRLREFHEENATPVIGLWEGGILDCDGRHVKLIGTPARVFKRGEAPVDVAAGEELSSYLSGL; translated from the coding sequence ATGCGCGTACTCCTTGGCAGCGGGGGCTTTCGGACTCCAGAGCGTATTGCTCTTCTCTCGCAAACCATGAAATCTCATTTCGGAACAATTCGCAAGCTGCTCTTTGTACCCTATGCCCTCAAAGACCATGATCAGTACGTGCAAACGCTGTTACAACGAGGACTCGACGCAGGCTATGAGATTCAGCCTCTGCACCTGCAGCCCGATCCGGTCAAAGCTGTCTGGAACGCAGAGGGCATTTTCGTCGGCGGAGGCAACACTTTCCGACTGCTTAAAACGCTTTATGACCTGCAACTGATCGATGTCATTCGCACCAAGGTCAAAGGCGGTTTACCATACTTGGGAGTGAGCGCCGGTTGTAACATCGCCTGCCCCAGCATCAAAACGACCAACGATATGCCTATTGTGGAACCACCCACATTGCAGGCATTAGGGTTAGTGCCTTTCCAGGTGAATCCGCATTATGTGCAAGGTGCCATGAGCTATCAGGATACGGCAGGCAACTATCACGCTCACTTCGGCGAAACCCGCGATGATCGCTTACGTGAGTTTCACGAAGAAAATGCCACCCCAGTCATCGGCCTCTGGGAAGGCGGCATCCTCGATTGCGACGGTAGACATGTGAAGCTGATTGGCACCCCGGCCAGGGTCTTCAAACGAGGCGAGGCGCCGGTTGATGTGGCGGCTGGTGAAGAATTAAGCAGCTATCTTTCAGGTTTGTAG
- a CDS encoding MFS transporter — translation MTSPAAAASQSNPVKGAYLTLALLFIINMLNYVDRYTLAAVGPVVQTELLAHEDFPKTKLGILFGVFMVTYMLFAPLFGWLSDRYSRWRIIVLGILLWSVATWASGYATGFWSMLFFRCLVGVGEAAYGPAAPAILADMFPLRLRGKVIAIFYIAIPVGSALSFLVAGYILEHWGWRNAFHFMLWPGLVLALLCLFMREPKRGEVDGGVVEKPLPPTWADYKLILQTRSFVYCVLGMTAMTFVMGGIINWMPDYMLGREVDEGAVAGINLQDDAQKEKALAPINQKMGIVIILSGLLSTMFGAWLADRLQKKYSGAYFLVSAVGMFLGFLFFLAVLYLPLQYAWYAIFLAICCLFLNTGPTNTILANVVHPSMRQMAVAICILVIHTFGDVISPSIIGFLAETTGSLKNAFLIISGLIVVSGLLWWMGVRYLQKDTELAPTRITTK, via the coding sequence ATGACATCGCCTGCTGCAGCAGCCTCTCAAAGCAATCCAGTCAAGGGCGCTTACCTGACTCTGGCACTACTGTTTATCATCAACATGCTGAACTATGTTGATCGCTACACTCTCGCAGCGGTCGGGCCTGTAGTTCAGACAGAACTGTTAGCCCATGAAGACTTTCCCAAGACGAAACTGGGGATACTGTTCGGCGTGTTCATGGTCACCTACATGCTGTTCGCTCCGCTCTTTGGCTGGCTGAGTGATCGCTATTCTCGCTGGCGAATCATCGTATTGGGCATCCTACTGTGGAGTGTTGCCACATGGGCCAGTGGGTACGCAACAGGTTTCTGGTCCATGCTGTTCTTTCGCTGCCTGGTCGGGGTTGGTGAGGCAGCCTATGGTCCGGCGGCACCGGCCATCCTGGCTGACATGTTTCCACTGCGGCTTCGAGGCAAAGTCATTGCGATTTTCTACATCGCCATTCCCGTTGGCTCTGCCCTCAGCTTCCTGGTGGCTGGTTATATTCTCGAACACTGGGGCTGGCGGAATGCCTTCCATTTCATGTTGTGGCCCGGTCTGGTGCTGGCGCTTCTCTGCCTGTTCATGCGTGAACCCAAACGGGGAGAAGTGGATGGAGGAGTCGTTGAAAAGCCACTCCCACCCACCTGGGCTGATTACAAGCTCATCCTGCAAACCCGCTCGTTTGTCTACTGCGTACTCGGCATGACTGCCATGACCTTCGTCATGGGTGGAATCATCAACTGGATGCCCGATTACATGCTCGGACGCGAAGTAGACGAAGGAGCTGTTGCCGGCATCAACCTTCAGGATGATGCACAGAAAGAAAAGGCGCTGGCTCCCATCAATCAAAAGATGGGGATCGTGATTATACTTTCTGGGTTGCTGTCCACGATGTTCGGTGCCTGGCTGGCTGATCGCTTGCAGAAGAAGTACAGCGGCGCCTATTTCCTGGTCTCTGCCGTCGGTATGTTCCTGGGCTTCCTCTTTTTCCTGGCTGTTCTCTACCTGCCCTTACAGTATGCCTGGTACGCCATCTTCCTGGCCATCTGTTGTTTGTTTCTCAACACCGGGCCTACCAATACCATCCTTGCCAATGTGGTACATCCCTCCATGCGACAGATGGCGGTGGCCATCTGCATTCTGGTCATCCACACTTTCGGCGATGTAATCTCCCCTTCCATCATCGGCTTCCTTGCAGAAACCACTGGTAGCCTGAAGAACGCATTCCTCATCATCTCAGGCCTCATCGTCGTCAGTGGATTACTCTGGTGGATGGGAGTCAGATACCTGCAGAAAGATACCGAACTTGCACCAACAAGAATTACGACGAAATAA
- a CDS encoding GNAT family N-acetyltransferase, giving the protein MIRQATPDDLPLIAQLIRDLAEYEKLSQDVVFSEAKLNEHLFGPRPYAEVIIAEQDGVGVGFALFFHNFSTFLGQPGIYLEDLFVKPECRGQGHGKELLATLAKLAMERGCGRLEWAVLDWNKPAIGFYESLGARPNDEWTVYRLTGESLINLSQSKTG; this is encoded by the coding sequence ATGATCCGACAAGCCACCCCCGACGATTTACCCCTCATCGCTCAACTTATTCGCGACCTGGCTGAATACGAAAAACTCAGCCAGGATGTCGTCTTCTCAGAAGCAAAACTGAACGAGCATCTCTTCGGCCCACGACCGTATGCAGAAGTGATCATCGCTGAACAGGATGGCGTCGGAGTCGGGTTTGCACTCTTCTTCCATAACTTCTCCACATTTCTGGGCCAGCCCGGCATCTATCTGGAAGATCTGTTCGTGAAACCTGAATGCCGGGGCCAGGGGCATGGCAAAGAGTTGCTGGCAACACTCGCCAAACTCGCAATGGAGCGTGGCTGTGGCCGACTCGAATGGGCCGTCCTCGACTGGAATAAACCCGCCATCGGATTCTACGAATCACTGGGTGCCCGGCCGAATGATGAATGGACCGTCTATCGGCTCACAGGAGAATCGTTGATAAATTTATCTCAAAGCAAAACAGGCTAG
- a CDS encoding glycosyltransferase family 4 protein — MNLITLGKELHHACLRYRIEPVRAALRMEGHWFSVQTMPKTPWGRWSLYHELKRVSTVIVQRRLLSPWEVPLLRRASKQLIFDFDDAFFQRNSLHHQPESPRRQARFKAMVQAADQVFAGNAWLAEYASQFTSHSKIKIMPTCVDVSRYPLAQHERNGLGIRLAWIGSSSTLKVFAQQRSLWAAIQQAFPSLEFHLICDRFPKWPEVKIIPHSWSMETEASLLASCDIGIAWMPDDSWNRGKCGLKVLQYQAAGLPVITTPVGVHRSMVEPEQHGYWATTAEEWIAAIEKLTHQPRLRQLMGQRGRQQVEQQYSTTQLINRWKVALQLEKPETLQNNSTNRNAA; from the coding sequence ATGAATCTCATTACACTCGGCAAAGAACTGCATCACGCCTGCCTCCGATACCGTATCGAACCGGTACGGGCTGCTCTGCGTATGGAAGGGCACTGGTTCAGCGTACAGACCATGCCCAAGACTCCCTGGGGCCGTTGGTCGCTGTACCATGAATTGAAACGGGTCAGCACGGTGATCGTGCAGCGCAGACTTCTGTCCCCCTGGGAAGTACCATTACTCCGTCGTGCCAGTAAACAGCTCATTTTTGATTTTGACGATGCCTTCTTTCAGCGAAATTCTCTCCATCATCAACCTGAATCGCCGCGCCGTCAGGCTCGCTTCAAAGCCATGGTACAGGCTGCTGACCAGGTATTCGCAGGCAACGCCTGGCTGGCCGAATATGCGAGCCAGTTCACCAGCCATTCCAAAATCAAAATCATGCCCACCTGTGTCGATGTCAGCCGTTATCCACTGGCACAACACGAGCGCAATGGTCTCGGTATCCGTCTGGCATGGATCGGCTCCTCCAGCACATTGAAAGTCTTTGCCCAGCAGCGATCTCTGTGGGCTGCCATTCAACAGGCATTTCCAAGCCTGGAATTTCATCTGATATGTGACCGCTTCCCAAAATGGCCTGAAGTAAAAATCATACCGCACTCCTGGTCCATGGAGACCGAAGCATCGCTGCTGGCATCCTGCGATATTGGCATTGCCTGGATGCCTGACGACTCATGGAATCGCGGTAAATGCGGCTTGAAAGTACTCCAGTACCAGGCTGCTGGTTTGCCAGTCATCACCACTCCCGTCGGCGTTCATCGCTCCATGGTCGAGCCGGAACAGCATGGCTACTGGGCTACGACAGCGGAAGAGTGGATCGCGGCCATTGAAAAGTTAACGCACCAGCCTCGACTCAGACAGCTGATGGGCCAGCGAGGCAGACAGCAGGTGGAACAGCAATACAGCACCACGCAACTCATCAATCGCTGGAAGGTCGCGTTACAGCTTGAAAAACCTGAGACGCTTCAGAATAACTCCACCAACAGGAATGCTGCATGA
- a CDS encoding response regulator, protein MFDLWSKRAKFNSDNGTVTEAVGESTHQLFYCPADVRILVIDDEAAICQVIERALAQPHFAIDTVNQRDQIDAALRNGNYNLIIMDYVLPGIDPNSLFDQVKLNQPDASVIVMTGYPSVDSALSSLRARAYDYITKPFDINKLRETVHHCLESKGILRMSEDALRENLGKVLRERRKGMDLTLAQLSDRTKVSLGYLSQIELGKNSASIETLYKICLGLGIKMSELFIAIRA, encoded by the coding sequence ATGTTCGATCTTTGGTCCAAACGCGCAAAATTCAATTCTGATAATGGAACTGTCACCGAAGCTGTAGGCGAATCTACCCATCAACTGTTCTACTGTCCAGCTGATGTGCGCATTTTAGTCATTGATGATGAAGCAGCTATTTGCCAAGTCATCGAACGAGCTTTGGCACAACCTCATTTTGCCATTGATACTGTCAATCAACGCGATCAGATTGATGCTGCCCTGCGGAATGGCAACTATAACCTGATCATTATGGATTATGTCCTGCCGGGCATTGATCCGAACTCTCTGTTCGATCAGGTTAAGCTGAATCAACCCGATGCCAGCGTCATTGTCATGACTGGTTATCCGTCCGTTGATAGTGCACTTAGCAGCTTGCGTGCCCGAGCCTACGATTACATCACCAAGCCGTTCGATATCAACAAACTCCGTGAAACGGTTCATCATTGCCTGGAATCAAAAGGCATTCTGAGAATGTCCGAAGATGCCTTGCGTGAGAACCTGGGCAAAGTACTTCGTGAACGTCGTAAAGGCATGGATTTGACGCTGGCTCAACTTTCTGATCGTACCAAGGTTTCACTGGGCTACCTGTCACAGATTGAGCTGGGTAAAAACTCAGCATCTATCGAAACACTCTACAAAATCTGCCTCGGATTAGGCATCAAAATGTCAGAGTTGTTCATTGCCATCAGGGCATAA